In Scylla paramamosain isolate STU-SP2022 chromosome 29, ASM3559412v1, whole genome shotgun sequence, a genomic segment contains:
- the LOC135115360 gene encoding agrin-like isoform X4 has translation MGSPTPTLARCPWWACSKPTLSASYMGPCDPFLTPDLTTTTAPPAPTTSPAAGGGADSAGPMCHGVCSAFFAPVCGSDGVTYSNECQLEFAACLLKKTITVVKNSACEEASTTTTPAPTCSQKCTRISFPVCGSDGKTYENVCLLEVADCESRAAGGGSVIVVAEGPCDAPAEVSPPVAPVPEAPSCSKECTRIFLPVCGSDGKTYNNQCLLEIADCESRAAGGAGVTLASESACDAPAEVSPPVAPVPEAPSCSKQCTRIFLPVCGSDGKTYNNQCLLEIADCESRAAGGAGVTLASESACEATIKEPAPPVPTCSQKCTRISFPVCGSDGETYENVCLLEVADCESRAAGGGSVIVVAEGPCDAPAEVSPPVAPVPEAPSCSKQCTRIFLPVCGSDGKTYNNQCLLEIADCESRAAGGAGVTLASESACEAKTEAPPSEPVPAAPTCLQKCTRIFSPVCGSDGKTYNNQCLLEVADCESSAAGGGSIIVVAEGLCGATTDAPPVAPVPEAPTCLKQCTRIFLSVCGSDGKTYNNQCLLEIADCESRAAGGAGVTLASEGACARPEPPPTSRIEVVDVAVSCRRKCSQVSKPVCGSDGNTYENECLMEVASCRARREGGRSVYLQYGGSCDEMFESLGSGCRRKCPEKYEPVCGSDGQTYDNECVLESTNCGRWARKEQGVYIVDDAPCGAKHGKTEVDSALNIVLASSLSSQQSSPLDANSPSTQLSSSSSSSSCQQACTREFKPLCGSDGVTYSNPCTLEVANCKSRARGEVDVMLEFEGPCVAALPRGPDCVGQCDRMYRPVCGSDGETYNNQCLLEHADCLNPFVSIIVASEGPCATSAPPVAGPAAGLPPSVFPEDSEDSEEKEEEEESEEFASLGSITVTAYQQPA, from the exons ATGGGGTCACCTACACCAACCCTTGCTCGCTGTCCATGGTGGGCGTGCAGCAAGCCAACCCTCAGCGCCTCCTACATGGGGCCCTgcg ATCCCTTCCTGACTCCCGACCTCACCACGACCACCGCCCCCCCTGCCCCTACTACCTCGCCAGCGGCAGGGGGCGGGGCGGACAGTGCCGGGCCCATGTGCCACGGGGTGTGTTCTGCGTTCTTCGCCCCAGTGTGCGGCAGCGACGGCGTCACCTACAGCAACGAATGCCAGCTGGAGTTTGCCGCGTGCCTGCTGAAGAAGACCATCACCGTGGTCAAGAATAGTGCCTGCG AGgaagcctccaccaccaccacgccggcGCCCACGTGCTCGCAGAAGTGTACCCGCATTTCCTTCCCCGTCTGTGGCAGTGACGGCAAGACCTACGAGAACGTGTGCCTGCTGGAGGTGGCGGACTGTGAGAGCAGAGCCGCGGGCGGCGGGAGCGTCATTGTCGTCGCGGAGGGCCCGTGTG ACGCCCCGGCGGAGGTTTCGCCGCCCGTTGCACCCGTCCCGGAGGCGCCCTCGTGCTCAAAGGAGTGCACCCGTATCTTCCTCCCCGTCTGCGGCAGTGACGGCAAGACCTACAACAACCAGTGCCTGCTGGAGATTGCTGACTGTGAGAGCAGAGCTGCTGGCGGCGCGGGCGTGACCCTCGCCTCAGAGAGCGCGTGTG ACGCCCCGGCGGAGGTTTCGCCACCCGTTGCACCCGTCCCGGAGGCGCCCTCGTGCTCGAAGCAGTGCACCCGCATCTTCCTCCCCGTCTGCGGCAGTGACGGCAAAACCTACAACAACCAGTGCCTGCTGGAGATTGCTGACTGTGAAAGCCGAGCTGCTGGCGGCGCGGGCGTGACCCTCGCCTCAGAGAGCGCGTGTG AAGCCACGATAAAGGAGCCCGCCCCCCCGGTGCCCACGTGCTCGCAGAAGTGCACCCGCATTTCCTTCCCCGTCTGCGGCAGCGACGGCGAAACCTACGAGAACGTGTGCCTGCTGGAGGTGGCGGACTGTGAGAGCAGAGCCGCGGGCGGCGGGAGCGTCATTGTCGTCGCGGAGGGCCCGTGTG ACGCCCCGGCGGAGGTTTCGCCACCCGTTGCACCCGTCCCGGAGGCGCCCTCGTGCTCGAAGCAGTGCACCCGCATCTTCCTTCCCGTCTGCGGCAGTGACGGCAAGACCTACAACAACCAGTGCCTGCTGGAGATTGCTGACTGTGAAAGCCGAGCTGCTGGCGGCGCGGGCGTGACCCTCGCCTCAGAGAGCGCGTGTG AGGCCAAGACTGAGGCTCCGCCCTCCGAACCCGTCCCCGCGGCGCCCACATGCTTACAGAAGTGTACCCGCATTTTCTCCCCCGTCTGCGGCAGTGACGGCAAGACTTACAACAACCAGTGCCTGCTGGAGGTGGCAGACTGTGAGAGCAGTGCTGCTGGCGGTGGGAGCATCATTGTCGTCGCGGAGGGcttgtgtg GAGCCACGACAGATGCGCCGCCCGTTGCACCCGTCCCGGAGGCCCCCACTTGCTTGAAGCAGTGCACCCGCATATTCCTCTCCGTCTGCGGCAGTGACGGCAAGACCTACAACAACCAGTGCCTGCTGGAGATTGCTGACTGTGAGAGCAGAGCTGCTGGCGGCGCGGGCGTGACCCTCGCCTCTGAGGGCGCGTGTG CGCGCCCCGAGCCTCCCCCTACGTCCCGCATCGAGGTGGTGGACGTGGCCGTGTCCTGCAGACGGAAGTGTTCGCAAGTTTCGAAGCCCGTGTGCGGCTCAGACGGCAACACTTACGAGAACGAGTGCCTCATGGAGGTCGCCAGCTGCCGCGCCAGACGTGAGGGGGGCCGCAGCGTGTACCTGCAGTACGGCGGGTCGTGCG ACGAGATGTTCGAGTCCCTGGGCAGCGGCTGCCGCAGAAAGTGTCCGGAGAAGTACGAGCCAGTGTGCGGCTCAGACGGCCAGACGTACGACAACGAGTGTGTGCTGGAGTCTACCAACTGCGGGCGTTGGGCGCGGAAGGAGCAGGGCGTGTACATCGTGGACGACGCGCCCTGCG ggGCCAAGCATGGCAAGACAGAGGTGGACTCCGCCCTCAACATCGTCCTggcctcctccttgtcctcccagCAGTCCTCGCCTCTGGACGCCAACAGCCCCTCCACCCAACTGTCGTCAtcatcttcctcgtcctcgtgcCAGCAGGCCTGCACGAGGGAGTTCAAGCCCCTGTGTGGATCAGACGGCGTGACCTACAGCAATCCCTGCACCCTGGAGGTGGCCAACTGCAAGAGCCGCGCCAGGGGAGAAGTCGATGTGATGCTGGAGTTCGAGGGTCCCTGTG TGGCCGCCCTGCCCCGGGGTCCCGATTGCGTGGGGCAGTGCGACAGGATGTACAGGCCGGTGTGTGGCAGTGACGGGGAGACGTACAACAACCAGTGTCTCCTGGAGCACGCCGACTGCCTCAACCCCTTCGTGTCCATCATTGTGGCGAGCGAAGGGCCGTGTGCCACCAGCG CGCCTCCGGTAGCAGGACCAGCAGCAGGACTTCCCCCTTCAGTCTTCCCGGAGGACTCTGAGGACtctgaggagaaggaggaggaggaggagagtgaggagttTGCATCCCTGGGGAGCATCACTGTCACAGCCTACCAGCAGCCTGCCTGA
- the LOC135115360 gene encoding agrin-like isoform X6: MGSPTPTLARCPWWACSKPTLSASYMGPCDPFLTPDLTTTTAPPAPTTSPAAGGGADSAGPMCHGVCSAFFAPVCGSDGVTYSNECQLEFAACLLKKTITVVKNSACEEASTTTTPAPTCSQKCTRISFPVCGSDGKTYENVCLLEVADCESRAAGGGSVIVVAEGPCDAPAEVSPPVAPVPEAPSCSKECTRIFLPVCGSDGKTYNNQCLLEIADCESRAAGGAGVTLASESACDAPAEVSPPVAPVPEAPSCSKQCTRIFLPVCGSDGKTYNNQCLLEIADCESRAAGGAGVTLASESACEATIKEPAPPVPTCSQKCTRISFPVCGSDGETYENVCLLEVADCESRAAGGGSVIVVAEGPCGATTEASPAVPTPEAPSCSKQCTRIFLPVCGSDGKTYNNQCLLEIADCESRAAGGAGVTRVSENACDAPAEVSPPVVPVPEAPSCSKQCTRIFLPVCGSDGKTYNNQCLLEIADCESRAAGGAGVTRVSENACDAPAEVSPPVAPVPEAPSCSKQCTRIFLPVCGSDGKTYNNQCLLEIADCESRAAGGAGVTLASESACDEMFESLGSGCRRKCPEKYEPVCGSDGQTYDNECVLESTNCGRWARKEQGVYIVDDAPCGAKHGKTEVDSALNIVLASSLSSQQSSPLDANSPSTQLSSSSSSSSCQQACTREFKPLCGSDGVTYSNPCTLEVANCKSRARGEVDVMLEFEGPCVAALPRGPDCVGQCDRMYRPVCGSDGETYNNQCLLEHADCLNPFVSIIVASEGPCATSAPPVAGPAAGLPPSVFPEDSEDSEEKEEEEESEEFASLGSITVTAYQQPA, encoded by the exons ATGGGGTCACCTACACCAACCCTTGCTCGCTGTCCATGGTGGGCGTGCAGCAAGCCAACCCTCAGCGCCTCCTACATGGGGCCCTgcg ATCCCTTCCTGACTCCCGACCTCACCACGACCACCGCCCCCCCTGCCCCTACTACCTCGCCAGCGGCAGGGGGCGGGGCGGACAGTGCCGGGCCCATGTGCCACGGGGTGTGTTCTGCGTTCTTCGCCCCAGTGTGCGGCAGCGACGGCGTCACCTACAGCAACGAATGCCAGCTGGAGTTTGCCGCGTGCCTGCTGAAGAAGACCATCACCGTGGTCAAGAATAGTGCCTGCG AGgaagcctccaccaccaccacgccggcGCCCACGTGCTCGCAGAAGTGTACCCGCATTTCCTTCCCCGTCTGTGGCAGTGACGGCAAGACCTACGAGAACGTGTGCCTGCTGGAGGTGGCGGACTGTGAGAGCAGAGCCGCGGGCGGCGGGAGCGTCATTGTCGTCGCGGAGGGCCCGTGTG ACGCCCCGGCGGAGGTTTCGCCGCCCGTTGCACCCGTCCCGGAGGCGCCCTCGTGCTCAAAGGAGTGCACCCGTATCTTCCTCCCCGTCTGCGGCAGTGACGGCAAGACCTACAACAACCAGTGCCTGCTGGAGATTGCTGACTGTGAGAGCAGAGCTGCTGGCGGCGCGGGCGTGACCCTCGCCTCAGAGAGCGCGTGTG ACGCCCCGGCGGAGGTTTCGCCACCCGTTGCACCCGTCCCGGAGGCGCCCTCGTGCTCGAAGCAGTGCACCCGCATCTTCCTCCCCGTCTGCGGCAGTGACGGCAAAACCTACAACAACCAGTGCCTGCTGGAGATTGCTGACTGTGAAAGCCGAGCTGCTGGCGGCGCGGGCGTGACCCTCGCCTCAGAGAGCGCGTGTG AAGCCACGATAAAGGAGCCCGCCCCCCCGGTGCCCACGTGCTCGCAGAAGTGCACCCGCATTTCCTTCCCCGTCTGCGGCAGCGACGGCGAAACCTACGAGAACGTGTGCCTGCTGGAGGTGGCGGACTGTGAGAGCAGAGCCGCGGGCGGCGGGAGCGTCATTGTCGTCGCGGAGGGCCCGTGTG GAGCCACGACGGAGGCGTCGCCCGCTGTGCCCACCCCGGAGGCCCCTTCTTGCTCGAAGCAGTGCACCCGCATCTTCCTTCCCGTCTGCGGCAGTGACGGCAAGACCTACAACAACCAGTGCCTGCTGGAGATTGCTGACTGTGAAAGCCGAGCTGCTGGCGGCGCGGGCGTGACCCGCGTCTCGGAGAACGCTTGTG ACGCACCGGCGGAGGTTTCGCCACCCGTTGTACCCGTCCCGGAGGCGCCCTCGTGCTCGAAGCAGTGCACCCGCATCTTCCTTCCCGTCTGCGGCAGTGACGGCAAGACCTACAACAACCAGTGCCTGCTGGAGATTGCTGACTGTGAAAGCCGAGCTGCTGGCGGCGCGGGCGTGACCCGCGTCTCGGAGAACGCTTGTG ACGCCCCGGCGGAGGTTTCGCCACCCGTTGCACCCGTCCCGGAGGCGCCCTCGTGCTCGAAGCAGTGCACCCGCATCTTCCTTCCCGTCTGCGGCAGTGACGGCAAGACCTACAACAACCAGTGCCTGCTGGAGATTGCTGACTGTGAAAGCCGAGCTGCTGGCGGCGCGGGCGTGACCCTCGCCTCAGAGAGCGCGTGTG ACGAGATGTTCGAGTCCCTGGGCAGCGGCTGCCGCAGAAAGTGTCCGGAGAAGTACGAGCCAGTGTGCGGCTCAGACGGCCAGACGTACGACAACGAGTGTGTGCTGGAGTCTACCAACTGCGGGCGTTGGGCGCGGAAGGAGCAGGGCGTGTACATCGTGGACGACGCGCCCTGCG ggGCCAAGCATGGCAAGACAGAGGTGGACTCCGCCCTCAACATCGTCCTggcctcctccttgtcctcccagCAGTCCTCGCCTCTGGACGCCAACAGCCCCTCCACCCAACTGTCGTCAtcatcttcctcgtcctcgtgcCAGCAGGCCTGCACGAGGGAGTTCAAGCCCCTGTGTGGATCAGACGGCGTGACCTACAGCAATCCCTGCACCCTGGAGGTGGCCAACTGCAAGAGCCGCGCCAGGGGAGAAGTCGATGTGATGCTGGAGTTCGAGGGTCCCTGTG TGGCCGCCCTGCCCCGGGGTCCCGATTGCGTGGGGCAGTGCGACAGGATGTACAGGCCGGTGTGTGGCAGTGACGGGGAGACGTACAACAACCAGTGTCTCCTGGAGCACGCCGACTGCCTCAACCCCTTCGTGTCCATCATTGTGGCGAGCGAAGGGCCGTGTGCCACCAGCG CGCCTCCGGTAGCAGGACCAGCAGCAGGACTTCCCCCTTCAGTCTTCCCGGAGGACTCTGAGGACtctgaggagaaggaggaggaggaggagagtgaggagttTGCATCCCTGGGGAGCATCACTGTCACAGCCTACCAGCAGCCTGCCTGA
- the LOC135115360 gene encoding agrin-like isoform X1: MGSPTPTLARCPWWACSKPTLSASYMGPCDPFLTPDLTTTTAPPAPTTSPAAGGGADSAGPMCHGVCSAFFAPVCGSDGVTYSNECQLEFAACLLKKTITVVKNSACEEASTTTTPAPTCSQKCTRISFPVCGSDGKTYENVCLLEVADCESRAAGGGSVIVVAEGPCDAPAEVSPPVAPVPEAPSCSKECTRIFLPVCGSDGKTYNNQCLLEIADCESRAAGGAGVTLASESACDAPAEVSPPVAPVPEAPSCSKQCTRIFLPVCGSDGKTYNNQCLLEIADCESRAAGGAGVTLASESACEATIKEPAPPVPTCSQKCTRISFPVCGSDGETYENVCLLEVADCESRAAGGGSVIVVAEGPCGATTEASPAVPTPEAPSCSKQCTRIFLPVCGSDGKTYNNQCLLEIADCESRAAGGAGVTRVSENACDAPAEVSPPVVPVPEAPSCSKQCTRIFLPVCGSDGKTYNNQCLLEIADCESRAAGGAGVTRVSENACDAPAEVSPPVAPVPEAPSCSKQCTRIFLPVCGSDGKTYNNQCLLEIADCESRAAGGAGVTLASESACEAKTEAPPSEPVPAAPTCLQKCTRIFSPVCGSDGKTYNNQCLLEVADCESSAAGGGSIIVVAEGLCGATTDAPPVAPVPEAPTCLKQCTRIFLSVCGSDGKTYNNQCLLEIADCESRAAGGAGVTLASEGACARPEPPPTSRIEVVDVAVSCRRKCSQVSKPVCGSDGNTYENECLMEVASCRARREGGRSVYLQYGGSCDEMFESLGSGCRRKCPEKYEPVCGSDGQTYDNECVLESTNCGRWARKEQGVYIVDDAPCGAKHGKTEVDSALNIVLASSLSSQQSSPLDANSPSTQLSSSSSSSSCQQACTREFKPLCGSDGVTYSNPCTLEVANCKSRARGEVDVMLEFEGPCVAALPRGPDCVGQCDRMYRPVCGSDGETYNNQCLLEHADCLNPFVSIIVASEGPCATSAPPVAGPAAGLPPSVFPEDSEDSEEKEEEEESEEFASLGSITVTAYQQPA; encoded by the exons ATGGGGTCACCTACACCAACCCTTGCTCGCTGTCCATGGTGGGCGTGCAGCAAGCCAACCCTCAGCGCCTCCTACATGGGGCCCTgcg ATCCCTTCCTGACTCCCGACCTCACCACGACCACCGCCCCCCCTGCCCCTACTACCTCGCCAGCGGCAGGGGGCGGGGCGGACAGTGCCGGGCCCATGTGCCACGGGGTGTGTTCTGCGTTCTTCGCCCCAGTGTGCGGCAGCGACGGCGTCACCTACAGCAACGAATGCCAGCTGGAGTTTGCCGCGTGCCTGCTGAAGAAGACCATCACCGTGGTCAAGAATAGTGCCTGCG AGgaagcctccaccaccaccacgccggcGCCCACGTGCTCGCAGAAGTGTACCCGCATTTCCTTCCCCGTCTGTGGCAGTGACGGCAAGACCTACGAGAACGTGTGCCTGCTGGAGGTGGCGGACTGTGAGAGCAGAGCCGCGGGCGGCGGGAGCGTCATTGTCGTCGCGGAGGGCCCGTGTG ACGCCCCGGCGGAGGTTTCGCCGCCCGTTGCACCCGTCCCGGAGGCGCCCTCGTGCTCAAAGGAGTGCACCCGTATCTTCCTCCCCGTCTGCGGCAGTGACGGCAAGACCTACAACAACCAGTGCCTGCTGGAGATTGCTGACTGTGAGAGCAGAGCTGCTGGCGGCGCGGGCGTGACCCTCGCCTCAGAGAGCGCGTGTG ACGCCCCGGCGGAGGTTTCGCCACCCGTTGCACCCGTCCCGGAGGCGCCCTCGTGCTCGAAGCAGTGCACCCGCATCTTCCTCCCCGTCTGCGGCAGTGACGGCAAAACCTACAACAACCAGTGCCTGCTGGAGATTGCTGACTGTGAAAGCCGAGCTGCTGGCGGCGCGGGCGTGACCCTCGCCTCAGAGAGCGCGTGTG AAGCCACGATAAAGGAGCCCGCCCCCCCGGTGCCCACGTGCTCGCAGAAGTGCACCCGCATTTCCTTCCCCGTCTGCGGCAGCGACGGCGAAACCTACGAGAACGTGTGCCTGCTGGAGGTGGCGGACTGTGAGAGCAGAGCCGCGGGCGGCGGGAGCGTCATTGTCGTCGCGGAGGGCCCGTGTG GAGCCACGACGGAGGCGTCGCCCGCTGTGCCCACCCCGGAGGCCCCTTCTTGCTCGAAGCAGTGCACCCGCATCTTCCTTCCCGTCTGCGGCAGTGACGGCAAGACCTACAACAACCAGTGCCTGCTGGAGATTGCTGACTGTGAAAGCCGAGCTGCTGGCGGCGCGGGCGTGACCCGCGTCTCGGAGAACGCTTGTG ACGCACCGGCGGAGGTTTCGCCACCCGTTGTACCCGTCCCGGAGGCGCCCTCGTGCTCGAAGCAGTGCACCCGCATCTTCCTTCCCGTCTGCGGCAGTGACGGCAAGACCTACAACAACCAGTGCCTGCTGGAGATTGCTGACTGTGAAAGCCGAGCTGCTGGCGGCGCGGGCGTGACCCGCGTCTCGGAGAACGCTTGTG ACGCCCCGGCGGAGGTTTCGCCACCCGTTGCACCCGTCCCGGAGGCGCCCTCGTGCTCGAAGCAGTGCACCCGCATCTTCCTTCCCGTCTGCGGCAGTGACGGCAAGACCTACAACAACCAGTGCCTGCTGGAGATTGCTGACTGTGAAAGCCGAGCTGCTGGCGGCGCGGGCGTGACCCTCGCCTCAGAGAGCGCGTGTG AGGCCAAGACTGAGGCTCCGCCCTCCGAACCCGTCCCCGCGGCGCCCACATGCTTACAGAAGTGTACCCGCATTTTCTCCCCCGTCTGCGGCAGTGACGGCAAGACTTACAACAACCAGTGCCTGCTGGAGGTGGCAGACTGTGAGAGCAGTGCTGCTGGCGGTGGGAGCATCATTGTCGTCGCGGAGGGcttgtgtg GAGCCACGACAGATGCGCCGCCCGTTGCACCCGTCCCGGAGGCCCCCACTTGCTTGAAGCAGTGCACCCGCATATTCCTCTCCGTCTGCGGCAGTGACGGCAAGACCTACAACAACCAGTGCCTGCTGGAGATTGCTGACTGTGAGAGCAGAGCTGCTGGCGGCGCGGGCGTGACCCTCGCCTCTGAGGGCGCGTGTG CGCGCCCCGAGCCTCCCCCTACGTCCCGCATCGAGGTGGTGGACGTGGCCGTGTCCTGCAGACGGAAGTGTTCGCAAGTTTCGAAGCCCGTGTGCGGCTCAGACGGCAACACTTACGAGAACGAGTGCCTCATGGAGGTCGCCAGCTGCCGCGCCAGACGTGAGGGGGGCCGCAGCGTGTACCTGCAGTACGGCGGGTCGTGCG ACGAGATGTTCGAGTCCCTGGGCAGCGGCTGCCGCAGAAAGTGTCCGGAGAAGTACGAGCCAGTGTGCGGCTCAGACGGCCAGACGTACGACAACGAGTGTGTGCTGGAGTCTACCAACTGCGGGCGTTGGGCGCGGAAGGAGCAGGGCGTGTACATCGTGGACGACGCGCCCTGCG ggGCCAAGCATGGCAAGACAGAGGTGGACTCCGCCCTCAACATCGTCCTggcctcctccttgtcctcccagCAGTCCTCGCCTCTGGACGCCAACAGCCCCTCCACCCAACTGTCGTCAtcatcttcctcgtcctcgtgcCAGCAGGCCTGCACGAGGGAGTTCAAGCCCCTGTGTGGATCAGACGGCGTGACCTACAGCAATCCCTGCACCCTGGAGGTGGCCAACTGCAAGAGCCGCGCCAGGGGAGAAGTCGATGTGATGCTGGAGTTCGAGGGTCCCTGTG TGGCCGCCCTGCCCCGGGGTCCCGATTGCGTGGGGCAGTGCGACAGGATGTACAGGCCGGTGTGTGGCAGTGACGGGGAGACGTACAACAACCAGTGTCTCCTGGAGCACGCCGACTGCCTCAACCCCTTCGTGTCCATCATTGTGGCGAGCGAAGGGCCGTGTGCCACCAGCG CGCCTCCGGTAGCAGGACCAGCAGCAGGACTTCCCCCTTCAGTCTTCCCGGAGGACTCTGAGGACtctgaggagaaggaggaggaggaggagagtgaggagttTGCATCCCTGGGGAGCATCACTGTCACAGCCTACCAGCAGCCTGCCTGA
- the LOC135115360 gene encoding agrin-like isoform X2 gives MGSPTPTLARCPWWACSKPTLSASYMGPCDPFLTPDLTTTTAPPAPTTSPAAGGGADSAGPMCHGVCSAFFAPVCGSDGVTYSNECQLEFAACLLKKTITVVKNSACEEASTTTTPAPTCSQKCTRISFPVCGSDGKTYENVCLLEVADCESRAAGGGSVIVVAEGPCDAPAEVSPPVAPVPEAPSCSKECTRIFLPVCGSDGKTYNNQCLLEIADCESRAAGGAGVTLASESACDAPAEVSPPVAPVPEAPSCSKQCTRIFLPVCGSDGKTYNNQCLLEIADCESRAAGGAGVTLASESACEATIKEPAPPVPTCSQKCTRISFPVCGSDGETYENVCLLEVADCESRAAGGGSVIVVAEGPCGATTEASPAVPTPEAPSCSKQCTRIFLPVCGSDGKTYNNQCLLEIADCESRAAGGAGVTRVSENACDAPAEVSPPVVPVPEAPSCSKQCTRIFLPVCGSDGKTYNNQCLLEIADCESRAAGGAGVTRVSENACEAKTEAPPSEPVPAAPTCLQKCTRIFSPVCGSDGKTYNNQCLLEVADCESSAAGGGSIIVVAEGLCGATTDAPPVAPVPEAPTCLKQCTRIFLSVCGSDGKTYNNQCLLEIADCESRAAGGAGVTLASEGACARPEPPPTSRIEVVDVAVSCRRKCSQVSKPVCGSDGNTYENECLMEVASCRARREGGRSVYLQYGGSCDEMFESLGSGCRRKCPEKYEPVCGSDGQTYDNECVLESTNCGRWARKEQGVYIVDDAPCGAKHGKTEVDSALNIVLASSLSSQQSSPLDANSPSTQLSSSSSSSSCQQACTREFKPLCGSDGVTYSNPCTLEVANCKSRARGEVDVMLEFEGPCVAALPRGPDCVGQCDRMYRPVCGSDGETYNNQCLLEHADCLNPFVSIIVASEGPCATSAPPVAGPAAGLPPSVFPEDSEDSEEKEEEEESEEFASLGSITVTAYQQPA, from the exons ATGGGGTCACCTACACCAACCCTTGCTCGCTGTCCATGGTGGGCGTGCAGCAAGCCAACCCTCAGCGCCTCCTACATGGGGCCCTgcg ATCCCTTCCTGACTCCCGACCTCACCACGACCACCGCCCCCCCTGCCCCTACTACCTCGCCAGCGGCAGGGGGCGGGGCGGACAGTGCCGGGCCCATGTGCCACGGGGTGTGTTCTGCGTTCTTCGCCCCAGTGTGCGGCAGCGACGGCGTCACCTACAGCAACGAATGCCAGCTGGAGTTTGCCGCGTGCCTGCTGAAGAAGACCATCACCGTGGTCAAGAATAGTGCCTGCG AGgaagcctccaccaccaccacgccggcGCCCACGTGCTCGCAGAAGTGTACCCGCATTTCCTTCCCCGTCTGTGGCAGTGACGGCAAGACCTACGAGAACGTGTGCCTGCTGGAGGTGGCGGACTGTGAGAGCAGAGCCGCGGGCGGCGGGAGCGTCATTGTCGTCGCGGAGGGCCCGTGTG ACGCCCCGGCGGAGGTTTCGCCGCCCGTTGCACCCGTCCCGGAGGCGCCCTCGTGCTCAAAGGAGTGCACCCGTATCTTCCTCCCCGTCTGCGGCAGTGACGGCAAGACCTACAACAACCAGTGCCTGCTGGAGATTGCTGACTGTGAGAGCAGAGCTGCTGGCGGCGCGGGCGTGACCCTCGCCTCAGAGAGCGCGTGTG ACGCCCCGGCGGAGGTTTCGCCACCCGTTGCACCCGTCCCGGAGGCGCCCTCGTGCTCGAAGCAGTGCACCCGCATCTTCCTCCCCGTCTGCGGCAGTGACGGCAAAACCTACAACAACCAGTGCCTGCTGGAGATTGCTGACTGTGAAAGCCGAGCTGCTGGCGGCGCGGGCGTGACCCTCGCCTCAGAGAGCGCGTGTG AAGCCACGATAAAGGAGCCCGCCCCCCCGGTGCCCACGTGCTCGCAGAAGTGCACCCGCATTTCCTTCCCCGTCTGCGGCAGCGACGGCGAAACCTACGAGAACGTGTGCCTGCTGGAGGTGGCGGACTGTGAGAGCAGAGCCGCGGGCGGCGGGAGCGTCATTGTCGTCGCGGAGGGCCCGTGTG GAGCCACGACGGAGGCGTCGCCCGCTGTGCCCACCCCGGAGGCCCCTTCTTGCTCGAAGCAGTGCACCCGCATCTTCCTTCCCGTCTGCGGCAGTGACGGCAAGACCTACAACAACCAGTGCCTGCTGGAGATTGCTGACTGTGAAAGCCGAGCTGCTGGCGGCGCGGGCGTGACCCGCGTCTCGGAGAACGCTTGTG ACGCACCGGCGGAGGTTTCGCCACCCGTTGTACCCGTCCCGGAGGCGCCCTCGTGCTCGAAGCAGTGCACCCGCATCTTCCTTCCCGTCTGCGGCAGTGACGGCAAGACCTACAACAACCAGTGCCTGCTGGAGATTGCTGACTGTGAAAGCCGAGCTGCTGGCGGCGCGGGCGTGACCCGCGTCTCGGAGAACGCTTGTG AGGCCAAGACTGAGGCTCCGCCCTCCGAACCCGTCCCCGCGGCGCCCACATGCTTACAGAAGTGTACCCGCATTTTCTCCCCCGTCTGCGGCAGTGACGGCAAGACTTACAACAACCAGTGCCTGCTGGAGGTGGCAGACTGTGAGAGCAGTGCTGCTGGCGGTGGGAGCATCATTGTCGTCGCGGAGGGcttgtgtg GAGCCACGACAGATGCGCCGCCCGTTGCACCCGTCCCGGAGGCCCCCACTTGCTTGAAGCAGTGCACCCGCATATTCCTCTCCGTCTGCGGCAGTGACGGCAAGACCTACAACAACCAGTGCCTGCTGGAGATTGCTGACTGTGAGAGCAGAGCTGCTGGCGGCGCGGGCGTGACCCTCGCCTCTGAGGGCGCGTGTG CGCGCCCCGAGCCTCCCCCTACGTCCCGCATCGAGGTGGTGGACGTGGCCGTGTCCTGCAGACGGAAGTGTTCGCAAGTTTCGAAGCCCGTGTGCGGCTCAGACGGCAACACTTACGAGAACGAGTGCCTCATGGAGGTCGCCAGCTGCCGCGCCAGACGTGAGGGGGGCCGCAGCGTGTACCTGCAGTACGGCGGGTCGTGCG ACGAGATGTTCGAGTCCCTGGGCAGCGGCTGCCGCAGAAAGTGTCCGGAGAAGTACGAGCCAGTGTGCGGCTCAGACGGCCAGACGTACGACAACGAGTGTGTGCTGGAGTCTACCAACTGCGGGCGTTGGGCGCGGAAGGAGCAGGGCGTGTACATCGTGGACGACGCGCCCTGCG ggGCCAAGCATGGCAAGACAGAGGTGGACTCCGCCCTCAACATCGTCCTggcctcctccttgtcctcccagCAGTCCTCGCCTCTGGACGCCAACAGCCCCTCCACCCAACTGTCGTCAtcatcttcctcgtcctcgtgcCAGCAGGCCTGCACGAGGGAGTTCAAGCCCCTGTGTGGATCAGACGGCGTGACCTACAGCAATCCCTGCACCCTGGAGGTGGCCAACTGCAAGAGCCGCGCCAGGGGAGAAGTCGATGTGATGCTGGAGTTCGAGGGTCCCTGTG TGGCCGCCCTGCCCCGGGGTCCCGATTGCGTGGGGCAGTGCGACAGGATGTACAGGCCGGTGTGTGGCAGTGACGGGGAGACGTACAACAACCAGTGTCTCCTGGAGCACGCCGACTGCCTCAACCCCTTCGTGTCCATCATTGTGGCGAGCGAAGGGCCGTGTGCCACCAGCG CGCCTCCGGTAGCAGGACCAGCAGCAGGACTTCCCCCTTCAGTCTTCCCGGAGGACTCTGAGGACtctgaggagaaggaggaggaggaggagagtgaggagttTGCATCCCTGGGGAGCATCACTGTCACAGCCTACCAGCAGCCTGCCTGA